DNA from Thunnus thynnus chromosome 2, fThuThy2.1, whole genome shotgun sequence:
TCAAATCCAAGACCAACCCTAAAGCAGAGTTGTCTTCATCCCAGTCtacatttcttcttcctctcttcttccctaTCACGTCCCTATTCTCTCTCCACCATGTGGCTGGCCATGTTGGGAACATCACTGGGGAGATTCTTTCCACAATTAACTCACCCTCTCCCTACTGGCTCACACTTCAGCATTCCAGTCCCCTGGCAGGACACTCTCCCAGTGCCCTTGTAGACAGATGGGGATGTGGGCTGAGTTGGCAttaagtagtagtagtggtgggGTTGGGTTCCCTCTCTCTCGGGAGCTACCTCAGACTTGGCTCTGCCTGTCTTGTCTTGGGCAGACACGACAAATGGTGTCCTGTCTGTCCAGTGAGTCACGGCAACCTCAGTGTGAAGGAATCCATCTTGTCAAGCTCTGCTAGTAACCTGAGCAGACATGGGGTATTCCCGTTTGTGAGCGTGCAACGGCCTCTGCAATTAAGATTTCATCCATCCTAAATGTCAAGGAGATTGGGCACCGATATAGGACTCACCTTTGATTTCTGCCATGTGGTagcacattatatatatatatatcagaggACAACAACAGAGATGATGCCTTTATGAAGTTTTATCCCAAACAATCACAGAAGAAACATTTCCTGATTCACCCTCGTCTACAGACAACTGAGAGCATCTCCTGGAAAAAGTGAATGTTGTAGACGCCTCTATAGTTTATACTACCGTGGAATACACACAATAGTTGATAATTACAACTTTGTAACTAACATTCAGCCTCTTTTCCTAACAGATAGGATGGTAAGTTAACTGGGGGTGTAACGGTATGTGTATTCATCACCAATCATTCGGTACAGGATATATGATCAGACAGCACGAcgtaagaaccagttctgagagagaaaaatgtagtaaaaagtaTGAAACTAAAAGtggtggtttggtccctctgatgcacgttactgttgtagctgctggaggtggagccaCTTTAAaacagttagaccataaatcagcataaaacagctgttggCAAGTGTCCTTACaagaaacaaaactgttttctttttccatgcAGCATGAATAAACTGTTTCAGCAACACTTATGACCAATGAGCCATTGTCATAGactgtgaaaaaataatgtacgtagccaccatgacgtcacccgttggtttgtggactccctttttgaagcctcgagtttggcattttgaccgtcgccatcttggatttttggagccagaagtgaccatatttggaagagagggtggagctgacccgaACACCAGCTGCtggcttggttagcacggtgcatttacagtctatggttaacagtgataatactaatgctaattttcactggcgaaaaacaggcttaaaaccattaaaacaaaatgtacttaccagataaaactgaacatccaactccttagagggtcttttagttcaaccaaacactgaacaagacttatTCAAGTGACCAAAATATTACAGTTAACTTCATGAACTAAAAACACGTTGAAATAGCGACGCTATACtctgaatctggggttacgacatggttacgttacctaaccaatgttATCGCTGTGGCAGTGACTTGTCAGTCACATGGTAGCCACGCCCTGAAGCATATCCtgctttatcatttattttactctaaatgggaccataatttacaaaatgaacatcatgccgctttgaagaagacttgaaactagcgattgagaccataaactcataaggaaactgtttactgaggtaataaatccaGTGAGCAGTAGGgtaattttctcatagacttccatacaatcggatttctttttgcagccagtggagtacTCCCTGCTGGCCGTTAGAGAAAacgcaggtttaagtcacttcagcattggcttcacttttcagacccagaaCTACCCGCTTGGCCATTgctggatgtttacatttttccaaACAAAGGaccaaaacataattttctacctttctttttaTCAGCGGTACGAATCGTACCGAGCCGTGACCCCCAAACCGAGGTACAGACTGAACCGTGAATTTTACCCCAACAGTTCACTGTTCCAGTCAATAATAACAGTAACTATATATTTAACTTCACACGAGTTTTAAAGGGAGGTGTTTAGACGCAGTTATGTCAAAAGCTACAGGTGGTTTTCACTTCATGTGTTTTCTACCAGATTTGAGAGACGTGATGTGAGGAATGTTTGCATGTAACATTGCAGAAAACACTCACCTTTTATCAGCCGCTCCGTTGTGGACTGTTTATCCTGTTTGTCTTTATCCTTTCCAGACATCTCTGCTTTGTCTGAAGGCTAATTTCTCGGTTCAAATCTCGTACAGCTCTCTTCTCAGCTAGCGCATCCGTGTGTCCGTCAGCTCCGTCCTGACTCTCGGCTGGGGTCGGAGGCACCAGTTTTATGTTCCCAACAAACACTAAAGGTCAGCTGGTGGATGAGCTTCTGCTCTTGTTGAGGCTTTGACTAGCTAGCTTGCTGCAACATTAATGCTAGCGAATAATTCACAGCAAAGAGTAGTATAATGTTGACCTAAATGTAGAAATGCAATGCTAATAAATAAAAGGCGACTTTGCTGCGTAATAGTTTTCAAGTACAGCACATAATAACCTGGATATTAGCTAGAGAGAGGCTGCCGTTTGCAGCTAATCCGATTTAGTTACTCTTTTTCAGCTAGTTAGCCAGCTAACATGTTAGCGTGTTGGCAGGTCGGCGGATAggcagagacagcagcagactgacGGTTCATCTTCTGTGTGCAGGCCGGTTGTTTTGGAGAAAAAGCACCGCAGCACGTAAAGTCTCGTTCATTTAGTCTGCATAAACACAGAGAGTCCTTCCAAGATGCACACAGCGTCCTGACAGcgtatcctcctcctcctcctcctcctcctcctcggatTAAGCTGTAATCTGACAGTGAGTGAGGAGAGGAGCAGCGCTGCGTTTCCTACAACATGGTGGAGCTGATGTGACGTCACTCACACGTGGgtctaccacacacacacacacacacacacgcacgcacgcacacacacacacacgcacgcacacgcacatcTTTTCTACAGCAGCGACTGTTTCTTTGCTGCAGCTCAAAGCTCAAAGAAAAGTgaacaaacatttattaaatttactggaatgacaataaaaatgacacacCGGTATTTTTAACAGTTCATGAGCGTTTCATATTTAACCCAGTAAAGTTCATCTGAAAGTTAGACTACATGAACATACAAGATAATTATTCTTGATTCGATTGTGTAGGTATTTGACCTGTTTTACTTAATATTCATAGCTGAAAGCATCGAAACAATATTTTGCAAATGGATCTACCCAAAGCTTGCAGAcgcccagcacacacacacacacacacacacacaccacatacaccacacacacacacacacacacacacacacacacacacacacacacacacacacacaccacaaggCACGCCCACTCTAAAACAGGGTCCAGTGTTGGTGTCGCGCCCTTTGACCTGTCTTCATCCTTGCCCAGAAAGTCATGATGATAATTGGATGGAAAATAAATGCAGCCGTTTAATATGAATCTATTTATAATTCAGTGGATTTACTGGTGACATCACAAGTCACATAATGGGTTAATGGACAAAATTTTACGTCCTTTCGATAGGACGTGAATGCAACATAAAGGACTAATGGGGTGCATTCAAAGCCGTATACTGTTCCACTCATTGTTTAGCAACCGAAATGTATCtgctttaaaataaatcacatccCAGTAGTCAACTTGACTGCAACTGACATAACGCCTGCATTACCATTAATATCTAAATTATAACTTGAAGAGTTTGAGATGTTATTGCTTTGCagtcacactggagagaaactaACACATAGACACTCAAGTACTTTCCATCTAAAGGTTATAATTTATAACGTCTAGCATGTCTGTGATTTGGAAATGTTAATATTAGATACTAATAGAGGAGATGTATTTATTAAGATATATTTAATTCAACAACTCATTTCCTACATTGTGAGAGATTGGCCGACATCTTTTCACAACACAAGACACTCTCAAACTGGATTTTCAGGTTTTTCACCAGTTATTGAAAAAATGTTATGAAGCCAGGACACTAGATGGCtgtcttgtttcattttcagaaacatactATTCAGTAGAAAAACGCCAGCGTCTCTGGAGACATGAGGGTGGAAGTGTTAAATGTGTGATAACAaagaaactgaataaaaatagaTACAAAAATTTGAGATTTATTGAACTTGAAAATAGCATTAAATTCCACTTAAACATTCATTATAAGTAAATACCTACAACATTACACTGAAAATATCACCAACCACATATAAAACCATGGATACAGAGGATCAgttcaaacagaaaaagcagctcatcagctaaaaaaaaaaagtattaaagaGGAATCTTCAGACTGAACACAAAGAGCAAAGGCCATGCACAAAGAATTATCCATTGTTAGTTGTTAGAAATGCTGGTTCACTGAGACCTTGATGCTTTAGCTTCTGATATTTCTGCAGTTTTGCCTGCTGCCTGATCCATCCTGGGGTCCACCTCTCTGCCTTGAAGGTAAGTATGATCACCAAAGATAAGATATTAATATTTCAGAGCCCTATTATTtcaccaatttaaaaaacagaaacaacaacacatgcaAAAATCTTTGAAATCACCCTTGGCATACCTCAAAACAATGTAGGAAGAATGGAAGAGAAGCATAAGCACCAGTAGGCACACAGCCTGAGGGCGTCTCTTGTCTCTCTGGCCTTCTGCTACCAGCGAGGAAGCGAAGGCTGACAGACCTGACAGTCAGAACATCAAACCTTTAGCAGGAGGAGAAGACCAAATGCTACACCAGTTTACCTTTGAAGGGTTGAGGGAGAGATTCTAACCTCTACAGCTGTTAGGCCAAGTCCAAAAGCTGAGTACAGAGAAACACAGTAGTCAGCAGGACGTGATCAACGTCACTTCAAGTGTAGGCACTCGTGGCTGTTCAACAGTGCACAGCGACAGCAGTCGGGAGGAAAAAGTGAATTTTCAATCACACCAGAAAAAAACTCCTCCCAAAGCCAGGTTGACTTTGCAAGTTAAGTTCCTCTTGAAGAAATCTGGCTTGCATGTTTACAAAAGGGTGTTTTAGCTCAACACTACACACAGATATGTTGGGAACAATGGTAGATTCTCTCATTAAAAGTttcacttacattaaaaaaacacagagtgatGTGGGAAGTCTTTGGTGCTCAGTgtgacagaaaactgaacaGAACCATATACATGAGATCCAAAGAACTCTTGGCATCATTTCCAGTCCCAACTGAGGCTGTTAAAGACAATGGACATCATAAAGGAGTGTAGCATCACAACAGGAAcccacagaaaaacaacacacagaagTAGTGTACTGTATGGCTATACATAAATCCTTCATTTCAGGCAAGGCTCTACAGGCCCAGTCATTTATTACAATAGTTCAGCTACTGATCCTCTCTTTCAACTCCCTTTTGACTTCTGCCCTGAGATGGATCAAGAACTAGGCAGGTCTGGACCCTCTTCAGACACCAACCAAAGCCCCCCTTTATGCATGTTAATCAGTCTATTCTGGATATTATTAACATAACTCCATTAGTACTTTACCATAAAAAGATGTCAAATATTTCTATGTACCTTGcgaattttcatttaaaaaaaaaaaaaaaaaaaaagacagcataGATGCAGTTTCGCCTGAATGTATTCTATTCTGATATTTTCAATAAAACTGCACAGTAATACGGGTCTCTCTTTGCTTGCATATACATTACCATTAATATTAGTATGCTGCAGGTGGAAAATAAGATGACTAATTGAACCCTTTTTGCTCTAGTGTTCCGTAAAAGCAGCACCTTAAGGAACATGTCTGCAGGGAGGTGAGAGACTGAAAACTAATGGGCATGCAGAGCTGAGGGCACCGCCTGGAGACAGAAAGTGCTGATAAATGAAAAGTCCCAGTAGCTCAGTGACCCGCAGACTGACGCTTGTTTCACTACAGCCTACGGCGGGCCCTCCCTCTGGAGCGGGAGTCGAGGCCGATCTCGTCGCGTCTTTTTTGTCGGTTGCGTTGATGGGAGTGAGAGGTGAGCACGGATCCACAGAGATTATTGGAGATCTGTTTCAGCTGAACGTGACCAGTCCAGCCAGTGCAGCTCTGCCTTCTCCTGTTGTGATTGGTCATATTCCAAGAAGGCAGACGACATAGAAAAGAGTTCTCAGAGGAGGTCAAGTGGTGAAAAGTCCATGACACACACTGTGTCCTCTGAGTGGCAACTGCTTTTATTTACTGCATGATGAAGCCAGGCTGCGGGGCCATGCGAGGTGGGGGCCTCTGTGGCAGAGCAGGCGGGTATTGAGATAAGAAGGGGTTGGGGTAGCCAGAGGGGACGTTGGGGAATTGTTGGCCCGTTCTGGGAGGAATCGGGGGATATGGCGTTGCTGAGTAGAAGACGGGAGACTGGGGGTTAGCACTTGGAGCTGGATTTAGAACCGGGGCAGGCTGGGATGGAGGGGGTGGAGGTTTTCTCCTGGGCTGAGGGACAGGGGACGAGCCGCTGCTGTCCTcgcagaggagggaggaggagcatCTCGCCGCTGCCGACACATCCTGAGATCGGGAGGTAGGGACCGACGCCTGGGGGAGCCGCTGGCCCCTCAGCACCATTTCCTGCAGCTTCTCGATCTTCACCCGTCTCAAATGAGCCAGCTTCCTCTTGCTCTGGTAGGCATCAATGAAGGAATCCAGGGTCATGTCTCCATCCAGGAAGGAATCAGCCATATTCTGTTGAGACAAGTAAAGACATCTTCTGAATCTTATTCAACACCAAGTTGAAACCCAACATGAGTCATGAGGATGGAAATAACAAAGAAACAACATCAGTCACTCAGATAAACTGCTTAACATCTAATTATgagaaacataataataaatacctGTCATAACGGGATCAAATGAATATCTCTAATCATTTAAGCACTACACAACTgtgatgtttatctgaagttatATTTTAATAACACTTTACAGCCCAGTCCTCTCGTGTGGTCAAATTCATGATCTGAAGCCTTGTTTACCAAAGAACATGTAGAACTAAATCTAAATGTTATATAAGAACTGTCCATGTGAAAAATAAAGTCAGTACTTTTTAAACACAACTTCATGCAAAGCACAGTGACAAATACCACCTATTCTACATCCATCTGCTTGTGCATGTGCAGGCTCATTTACATACAGAATGCCAAATATTGGTATTTCCTGCTAGCTTTCCAGCATGCACTGGGCCAAGGATTCATGGACATCAGTCTCTGTGgtgttgttgtattttacaGTGTTCTACAACTGGTCCCACACTTCATGTGTTGTTATAAAATAGTAATTACGACTGAATGACTATTCTATTGTtgtccattaaaataaatggtaGTGAAACACAAGTCTGTTATTAAAGATTGATCCATAACATATATCTCATATAGAGCTACAGGTGCTCGGTGATGCAGAGAAACAAGATGAACTAGAAGCATTGAAGGCATCATTTCACTCTGAAAGAAATTATTACATGGttttcaaagtaaaaacagaaatgcaccTCTTCAGGAGTGGTAGTTTACAATCTTTCAGTTATGCTTACATGGTTGATTGTAGGGTTGGTTTACTTGCGATGACACCTGAGTACCACTAGAGGGGGTAAAGAGCAGCTCAAAATGTACATGTGTAATTGATAAAACCCAATTCTGCCTGTAGAAACGAGGCGACTGAAGCTTGATAAATGAGGTCTCTGGCATCAGTGTCTTTGTTGGTGACACCAGAATTCAGGAAGTTGAAACCAGAGACTAAAACGCAGGTAGTGTCCTAGCAACAagtgtgaatgcagcattacCCAAAGTCATGTCTGAGCGAGCAACTTAGTGGTTTGATTGAttgctgaaaaacacagaggacAGGTAGCTGTTACAGTGATCAGAGTTCCTGCTGCCCCCACGCTATCCAACAGATTGAAACAATGGAGCCTCTGTAGCAGAGGACATCATCAACAGGGAGGACAGGTATATGAATCACTGACTGGTGCCACTGAGGGAGTACATGAAGTCATCCATGGAGAGAGCAGTATAATGCTTacctctgtctcctcttctaTTTTGGCTCCCTCTGCCTGCAGCAGGGCCAGCAAAATGTCCAGGGAGGTGTTTCCGGACTTGTGGTCTATAAAATAACAAGACATGAGAACAAAACTAATGTTATTATACTGCTGGGCCTGAACTGAGTGAAGGCAGATCCAGAAGAACTGGGTATGCAGTATGTGGTGTCCATGATGCAAAGCTAGTCCATCCCATCCACCATACATGTAAATAAGTGTAGCGTTAGCATGCAAAGTCACACACTAAACATTATCCTTGATGCTCACTGAATGCTACACTGTCTGATGGAATCCAATGTAATAACTTACATGTGAAAATCTGCTCAGACACACTGTGATGTtacatgtgctttttttattaaaaagatttCATTGTGATAAAGCTTTAACACACTGTTTTTATGACAAGGACCCTTTTGTCTGTGAACCTGAACACCTAAAATGACACGATACTACAATTCATTACCTCCTTTACACAATCTCTCCAACAGTCACAAGGTTCTTGTGTACTGTCTACACACCGCTTGAAGCAACACAGACCCATTCCTTAAATGAATCAAACAGCCAGAGTATTCCCTCAGCTCTGACGCTGAACTGAATGTATTGATAGCAACAGGATTTAATGAGCCTGTCATGCAAAGCTGAGGCAGGATATGTGAAATGTGCCAGTCATGGTCCTGTGACTGGCACGTCCCAACAGCCAGAGCGCctctctgtgtttgctgtgaaCTCGCAAAGCCCCGTTGTGTCAACTGAAACTGACTTGGTGTCTCTAAGGAGGgagcttgttttgtttgtgttcccAAGAAGGACTGAAAGTCAACACCGACTGGAGCTGGGattgcacgcacacacacgcacacacacacgcacacacacacacgcacgcatgcacgcacgcacacacacacacacacacacacacacacacacacacacccaggaAATATAATCAGCAACACATCATTAGTCACCTACATTCCAACAAGCCTAGACAATATAGTGGCTCTTAACTTATAAGGGACACCTGGTCTAACCTGATATGCTGTTCTAGGCTTCCTTCTTCACCATGTTCAAACCAAAACTGTAATTCAGCCCCTACATGTTATTCTCAGAGGAAAAGCCCTCAGAACTTGATGTGGATATGATGCAACGCCATGACTCCACTGAAAGCTTCTAAGGTTCTCTCGTACCTTACTGCAATGATTTATAAGAGccagtataaaataataataacctcCATCATATCAGGGGAGATTAGAAATGACTTCATATTTGAAATCCTATAAACTCTTCCAtcgataggttcacaatttttccaagtgtgtaaacaacagtcaggtgtccatgtgaacagtgaaagaggttttcctcgctgtaatcattcctcctgttcatactcaCTATTAAAATACACTTTCAATCTAAGTGATGGAAGCCAAagttcatcagtctgagttagtcatatcaagtggatatctgacacatttacagtcgttttagcatctttgtgtttcctcggacagtgtttccctgttgagctgcaggtggaagtatagtaacaaaaagaaggactttggcactaaaaagactgtagcgttggaagatatctacttgatttgactcatttgtacGACTatttagcttcagataaacttaaatacatttttgcatcacttccattgtaaggtcattatgaagggatcttctaatggtcagtatgaacaggaggaatgattacagcaagaaacaagTTTCCGtcttcatttgggctcctgactgttgttttaagacacacttgaactATTGTGAATCCGTCTTTTCACTCTTTTACTTGAAATATGGACAAAGTTCAGTTCTCGGGTGTCACTGTTGGTCATCTCTGCTGCATACTGTCACTTATGAATTTCTAAGTAAGGGTTGAAAGGTTTGAAAGgccagagaaagagaagaacgAGAACAGGCTCAGGACAAGCTACCTCCTGCTCTTTTTACAGGTGTTGCAAAATCTGGTCTCCTTTGCAATGTCAGTTAGGGCTCAAGACTACAAattggaaaaagaaataaatctgagggtgtggagttagaaagaattAAGGTTATCagtcctcatctctgcttgaagctaacagctccaggctacattagccgctactagcataacacacctgaatctgtGCAGTGGAGTCTAACGTTAGTTCTTTAtaggtaatgtaggcaccatcTATTgacaaggaaaaagaaaatacaatatttctaGTTTACtgctttgatttcttttttagtGATCCATTGTGACAATAGCAGTGTaatgctaaatcagtggagtaTTCTTGAAGCAATGAAATCATTCATTGGGGACAAAGAGAACATGCAGTTCCAATAATAAGGCTCTGATGAAATGATCAGTTCTTCTTTATCATAAGACCAGTGACAGGAAGGAGGCGTTTTCAGGCAGGTTAGCAATAAACCATCCATCTGCCTGTTTGACACACCGTGTCAACAGCCTCCACGACTACACACCAGGAGAGGCTTTGttcagtggaaactattacctCGGCTGAGAATGAAATATCACTAAACCTTCAGCAGTTTGACTTGTCAGTGCTCGAATGCTGAAATCACATAATGCTGGAATCACCGTCTGCATGCCAGAATGTTGTAACCGTTTGTTAAGGAGTTGTCACACTGGCTCAGTAATGTTTAACATGTCAGACTGCATGAGAACAAGACCTTTTACTAAAAGCACAACAAAGCAACAATGAGAGCTAAAGCAttcatatgaaataaataagaacaGGGATGTAActaatgattcttttcattattgattaatcgttcaggctatgaaatgtcaaagagtagtgaaaaacatccatcacagctTCTCAAAGCCAATGTGATGTCTCTAAATTCCTTTTACTTAATTCTAATTTTCTTCAAGATCAAAAGATATTTCATAAAGTAACATATTACAAAGACAAGCAGCAAATCCAATGTTTGAGAAACTGGAGCTGCTTGTAAAATTCGAGTACTTGTTGGCTAAGAAAAAACCGAAAGCCAAGAAAGTGATTTTATTCTGAAAGTAAAGAGAGGCGAGGCCAAACTGTCAAATTGGCCAATTTACTGGAAATTTGGTCATTTTATCTCTGAATTGTTGGCACTAGATCCCAAAACCTCACGTCGAGGTGCCAAATTTTACTGACAGAGTTTCAATTGAAAAGAAAAGCCTTCAAAGACAGAGGCTTCATTCTTGACACAAAGCCTTTTTCCAGGGTGAACTCTCATTTCTTTCTGTCTAGCTCTCTCTCCCATAACAAGGCAGACTCTCAGGCATATCAGCAGCACTTCTCAACACAAAGCTGTGATTCACTGGCTCGGCGGACAGCCTGCTGAGTGCACAACACACAGTCTGGGCCTGGAGATCATGAGACAGCCATTTAGTAAATGAGTCCACATCGACCTCTGCTGTGAATCTGAGGGGCTGCCTTTCTCCCTGTCCCACCCTCCCGACTTCCCCGCCTGCTGGACCCATCATCCACCACTCCCTCCCACCCACTGTCTCTGTTTTACACCAGCCTGCTCGGCAGCACAATGGCCCACTGTGGGTTGTTGTCCTCAGAGGCAGTGTAGTTGCCATTTTGGCCTCCAGAGCCACATGGACAGTGAGGGGAAAGCAGAGGCCACCCATTTCCTGGAGAAAGGACGCAGCAGGGAGGGTGCTGGTAGTGTAACTGTATGCAAACGAACACACAGCAAGGTACTGTAAGTTGAATCTTTCATCTGGGTCAAATGGCTGTGTGCCTCTCAGCTCTGGGCATCGCTGTCCTTCCACAGCTGCTCAACAGCAAATCCATAACTAGGAcggtgggagggtgggggtaCACTGGCTAACCTACATTTGACAAAAGCCATCTCTTGCTGACAACAAACAAATCCATGGTGCTGCTGGATCTGTGTATTGACTCCTGTATGACACAAGGACGTGGACTGTTAGAGTGCTGCCTTTAATGAAAACCACTTCCATCTAACTAGATCTAGAAACAATCACAATATGTGTCCACACATTACAACTAATATGTCATTTAAAGTAGGCAGGCAATAGACACTTCATCAATAAGAAAACTGTTCCATAGTTTCACTTAAATGCTTTAAATGCAAACCGCCATGAAAGCACATAATGAATACACAGAGTTCAGTTATCTCATAAACAGCCAATCATATCCCTTGTTAACGGAGCCAATCAAACAGCCAATCATATCCCTCGTTAACGGAGCCAATCAAACAGCCAATCATATCCCTTGTTAACGGAGCCAATCAAACAGCCAATCATATCCCTCGTTAACGGAGCCAATCAAACAGCCAATCATATCCCTTGTTAACGGAGCCAATCAAACAGCCAGTCATTCAGCAGGTGTGTTGTTTGGTTGCACCATCGACGTAACGTCACAGCAGAAACAGCGTGGATGAATATTATTACCTGTGTGCCTTGATGAATTAAGTGGTTAAATTATTAATGGTTGTggttattaaaaataatgaaacattttatcatGGTACATTTTCAGCTACATGGCCC
Protein-coding regions in this window:
- the vps37ba gene encoding VPS37B subunit of ESCRT-I a, with protein sequence MSSFSNKFSAYTMTELNEVLEDDEKLTQMIQEMDEMQEVQQSKETTLVNNRTLAEQNLALQPRLEHKKEQLTKRYNCLQESFEAYQLRKSTLDHKSGNTSLDILLALLQAEGAKIEEETENMADSFLDGDMTLDSFIDAYQSKRKLAHLRRVKIEKLQEMVLRGQRLPQASVPTSRSQDVSAAARCSSSLLCEDSSGSSPVPQPRRKPPPPPSQPAPVLNPAPSANPQSPVFYSATPYPPIPPRTGQQFPNVPSGYPNPFLSQYPPALPQRPPPRMAPQPGFIMQ